One window of Psychrobacillus sp. FSL H8-0483 genomic DNA carries:
- a CDS encoding spore germination protein — protein MTEAENFLKEKFGVNESYDFGTLHTHLYEFPVLLVYINGLVDGLVLTELLTDTQRRFTEEEIDENEIMEHYFPYYSITKYDSKEKWLIALLSGQVTFILNNGSVYTIDVRHYPGRNPEEPDNEKVVRGSRDGFTENIVQNTALVRRRIRDTNLRFELHQVTNLGQTDIAISYIKGIANDDNLIQIRKRLKQIKHDGLTMTDKAIEEWLFKQGFHPLPFVRFTERPDIAAAHLLEGHILIIVDTSPSAIIVPTTLFHHLQHAEEYRQAPAIGTIVRWIRFFGVFLSLFLLPFWYLLSKYPEFVPKALDFLGPKEMGEIPLLIQIIVADIGIEFLRLAAIHTPSPLSTAMGIIAALVIGQMAVDVGLFVSEVILYTALTAIFTFSIPSYELSITTKIFRTFILLSTAAFGANGFFISSVCLLWYVCSVRPLNVPYLWPVLPFFPTAFMRTLIRFPMPVDAKRPFITRSPVRKRS, from the coding sequence ATGACAGAAGCAGAAAATTTTTTGAAGGAAAAGTTTGGAGTAAATGAGTCCTATGATTTTGGAACTCTGCATACTCATTTATATGAGTTTCCGGTATTACTTGTCTATATTAATGGATTAGTTGACGGCTTAGTTTTAACTGAGTTACTAACGGATACGCAAAGGAGATTTACGGAAGAAGAAATAGATGAAAATGAAATTATGGAGCATTACTTCCCGTATTATTCTATTACAAAATATGATTCAAAAGAAAAGTGGCTTATTGCTCTACTAAGTGGACAAGTAACTTTTATTTTAAATAATGGATCTGTATATACAATAGATGTCCGTCATTATCCTGGAAGAAATCCGGAAGAGCCGGATAATGAGAAAGTAGTGAGAGGCTCTAGAGATGGCTTTACGGAAAATATCGTACAAAATACAGCCCTCGTTAGAAGGAGAATCCGAGACACTAATTTACGTTTTGAGTTACATCAGGTGACTAACTTAGGTCAAACAGATATAGCTATTTCGTATATAAAAGGTATTGCGAATGATGATAATTTAATTCAAATTCGAAAAAGATTGAAACAAATTAAGCACGATGGATTAACTATGACTGATAAAGCAATAGAAGAGTGGTTATTTAAGCAAGGGTTTCATCCACTGCCATTTGTTCGTTTTACAGAAAGACCAGATATAGCAGCTGCTCATCTATTAGAAGGTCATATTTTAATTATAGTGGATACTTCTCCATCGGCAATTATTGTGCCAACTACACTGTTTCACCATTTGCAACATGCAGAAGAGTATCGACAAGCTCCTGCTATTGGAACAATAGTTCGATGGATTCGTTTTTTTGGTGTATTTTTAAGTTTATTCTTATTACCTTTTTGGTACCTGTTATCCAAGTATCCAGAGTTTGTACCGAAAGCACTTGACTTTTTGGGACCAAAAGAAATGGGCGAAATCCCACTCTTAATCCAAATAATTGTTGCAGATATCGGAATTGAATTTTTACGATTAGCAGCCATTCATACGCCGTCTCCTTTGTCTACGGCAATGGGAATTATCGCAGCCCTAGTCATTGGACAAATGGCGGTAGATGTAGGTTTATTTGTTTCAGAAGTAATATTGTATACAGCACTAACAGCAATTTTTACTTTCTCTATTCCATCGTATGAACTGAGCATTACAACTAAAATTTTTAGAACGTTTATTTTACTAAGCACGGCAGCTTTTGGAGCAAACGGATTTTTTATATCGTCGGTATGTTTACTTTGGTATGTGTGTTCTGTAAGACCTTTAAATGTGCCTTATTTGTGGCCTGTCCTTCCTTTTTTCCCAACTGCATTTATGCGAACACTGATCCGTTTTCCTATGCCTGTGGATGCGAAGCGCCCGTTTATTACAAGATCACCTGTTCGTAAAAGGTCTTGA